In Ovis aries strain OAR_USU_Benz2616 breed Rambouillet chromosome 13, ARS-UI_Ramb_v3.0, whole genome shotgun sequence, the following are encoded in one genomic region:
- the OSER1 gene encoding oxidative stress-responsive serine-rich protein 1 has translation MKSEAKDGEEESLQTAFKKLRVDASGSIASLSVGEGTSVRASLRAAAEDSKPKTACASKDSWHGSTRKSSRGAVRTQRRRRSKSPVLHPPKFIHCSTIASSSSQLKHKSQTDSPDGSSGLGISTPKEFNAGECSSSLDTNHTGAVAEPLRTSVPRLPSESKEEDSSDAPQVSQASLQASDLSDFQSVSKLNLGKPCACIGKECQCKRWHDMEVYSFSGLQNVPPLAPERRSTLEDYSQSLHTRTLSGSPRSCSEQARVYVDDVTIEDLSGYMEYYLYIPKKMSHMAEMMYT, from the exons ATGAAATCGGAAGCCAAGGATGGAGAGGAGGAGAGTCTACAAACTGCTTTCAAGAAACTAAGAGTGGATGCATCAGG GTCCATAGCATCTCTGTCTGTTGGAGAAGGCACAAGTGTCAGAGCGTCACTcagagcagcagcagaggatagCAAACCTAAGACCGCATGTGCATCTAAAGACAGTTGGCATGG GTCTACAAGGAAATCTTCACGAGGAGCAGTGAGAACCCAGCGTCGCCGCCGTTCCAAGTCTCCTGTCCTTCATCCTCCAAAGTTCATACATTGCAGTACAATAGCTTCTTCCAGCAGCCAGCTCAAGCACAAAAGCCAGACTGACTCCCCTGATGGCAGCAGTGGGCTGGGAATTTCAACCCCTAAAGAGTTCAATGCAGGAGAATGCTCATCTTCTCTCGATACTAATCACACAGGGGCGGTTGCTGAGCCTTTGAGAACTTCGGTTCCAAGGCTCCCATCAGAGAGTAAGGAGGAAGATTCCTCTGATGCTCCCCAAGTCTCCCAAGCAAGTCTCCAGGCCAGTGATCTCTCTGACTTTCAATCGGTCTCCAAGCTAAACCTGGGCAAGCCATGTGCATGCATAGGCAAGGAGTGCCAGTGTAAGAGGTGGCATGACATGGAGGTATATTCCTTTTCAGGCCTGCAGAATGTCCCTCCCTTGGCCCCAGAACGAAGATCCACACTTGAGGACTACTCTCAGTCGCTTCACACGAGAACTCTGTCTGGCTCTCCCCGTTCCTGTTCTGAGCAGGCTCGCGTCTACGTGGATGACGTGACCATTGAGGACCTGTCGGGCTACATGGAATATTACTTGTATATCCCCAAGAAAATGTCCCACATGGCAGAAATGATGTACACCTGA